The following proteins are encoded in a genomic region of Sesamum indicum cultivar Zhongzhi No. 13 linkage group LG8, S_indicum_v1.0, whole genome shotgun sequence:
- the LOC105169772 gene encoding glycine-rich protein 2-like has product MKSGYVAPSNSNISKAPREQSPKIREREKLGRGVVICRKKKMAESEVKRGTVKWFSHEKGFGFITPEDGSEDLFVHQSAIKSEGFRSLGDGEAVEYIVEYGSDGRAKAANVTGPDGASVQGSTRGSYGGRSGGYGGYNGPGSTRGSYGGRSGGYGGYNGGSRGGSRGYGGGGGGGSGCFRCGDTGHMARECPEGGGGRYGGGGGGGGGCYNCGEAGHFARDCPRDNR; this is encoded by the exons ATGAAGTCCGGTTACGTGGCACCCTCCAACTCAAATATATCAAAGGCCCCGCGGGAGCAAAGTCCCAAAatacgagagagagagaaattagGGCGAGGAGTTGTAATTTgtagaaagaagaaaatggcaGAGAGTGAGGTGAAAAGGGGAACGGTGAAATGGTTTAGCCATGAAAAGGGTTTTGGTTTTATAACTCCTGAAGATGGAAGCGAAGATCTGTTTGTTCATCAATCAGCCATCAAATCTGAGGGTTTCCGCAGCCTCGGCGACGGTGAGGCGGTCGAGTACATTGTCGAGTACGGCAGTGACGGCCGCGCCAAGGCCGCCAACGTCACTGGACCCGACGGCGCTTCTGTCCAGGGAAGCACCCGGGGATCTTACGGCGGAAGAAGCGGCGGTTATGGAGGATACAATGGGCCA GGAAGCACCCGGGGATCTTACGGCGGAAGAAGCGGCGGTTATGGAGGATACAATGGTGGAAGCAGAGGAGGCAGCCGCGGTTATGGAggcggtggaggaggaggtAGTGGTTGTTTCAGGTGCGGGGACACTGGGCATATGGCTAGGGAGTGCCCAGAGGGAGGTGGTGGAAGATATGGAGGCGGAGGCGGAGGGGGAGGGGGTTGTTATAATTGCGGTGAGGCGGGGCATTTTGCTCGTGACTGCCCCCGAGACAACCGCTGA
- the LOC105169770 gene encoding auxin transporter-like protein 5: MDDQSSEKTVIVGNYVEMEREGKPIISIKSKVSNLFWHGGSAYDAWFSCASNQVAQVLLTLPYSFSQLGMMSGVVFQLFYGLMGSWTAYIISILYVEYRTRKEREKVDFRNHVIQWFEVLDGLLGKHWRNVGLAFNCTFLLFGSVIQLIACASNIYYINDNLDKRTWTYIFGACCATTVFIPSFHNYRIWSFLGLLMTTYTAWYLTIASLLHGQVEGVEHSGATKLVLYFTGATNILYTFGGHAVTVEIMHAMWKPQKFKAIYLLATLYVLTLTLPSAAAAYWAFGDLLLNHSNAFSLLPRSPFRDMAVILMLIHQFITFGFACTPLYFVWEKAIGMHECKSLCKRAAARLPVVVPIWFLAIVFPFFGPINSTVGSLLVSFTVYIIPALAHIFTFKSAAARENAIEQPPKYFGRWVGTYVINIFVVVWVLIVGFGFGGWASMVNFIHQIDTFGLFTKCYQCPSQLPPHLANATTPLPPPAANATHLPPPRLHHTP, translated from the exons ATGGATGATCAGTCCTCTGAGAAGACTGTAATAGTGGGAAATTATGtagaaatggagagggaagggAAGCCAATAATAAGCATCAAATCAAAAGTTTCCAACCTCTTCTGGCATGGCGGCTCAGCCTATGATGCCTGGTTCAGCTGTGCTTCTAACCAG GTGGCTCAGGTGCTGCTTACATTGCCATACTCATTTTCGCAGCTGGGTATGATGTCGGGAGTTGTGTTTCAGCTCTTCTACGGCTTGATGGGTAGCTGGACTGCTTATATCATCAGCATTCTCTATGTGGAGTACAGAACcaggaaagaaagagagaaggtTGATTTCAGGAACCATGTCATTCAG TGGTTTGAAGTTCTTGATGGGCTCCTTGGAAAACACTGGAGGAACGTTGGTTTGGCATTTAACTgcacttttcttctctttggaTCGGTCATCCAACTCATAGCCTGTGCGAG caatatatattacataaatgataatttggACAAGAGAACATGGACTTACATCTTCGGAGCATGTTGTGCCACCACTGTCTTCATTCCTTCTTTCCACAACTACAGAATCTGGTCTTTTCTTGGCTTGTTGATGACCACTTACACAGCTTGGTATCTCACCATTGCTTCTCTACTTCATGGCCAG GTGGAGGGTGTGGAGCACTCGGGTGCAACCAAGTTGGTGCTGTATTTCACAGGAGCCACAAACATTCTCTACACATTCGGGGGACATGCTGTTACAGT AGAGATCATGCACGCGATGTGGAAGCCACAGAAATTCAAGGCCATTTACTTATTGGCCACACTCTATGTCTTGACACTTACCCTCCCATCTGCCGCAGCTGCATACTGGGCATTCGGCGATTTACTTCTCAACCACTCCAATGCCTTTTCCCTCCTCCCAAGATCACCCTTCAGGGACATGGCTGTCATTTTGATGCTCATCCATCAG TTTATAACATTTGGTTTCGCTTGCACGCCCTTGTATTTTGTGTGGGAAAAGGCAATAGGCATGCATGAATGCAAGAGCTTGTGCAAGCGAGCCGCAGCTAGGTTGCCGGTGGTGGTGCCGATATGGTTCCTGGCCATCGTCTTCCCATTCTTCGGCCCCATCAACTCCACTGTCGGATCACTTCTTGTTAGCTTTACTGTCTATATTATCCCTGCTTTGGCTCACATTTTCACCTTCAAATCAGCAGCAGCCCGAGAG AATGCAATAGAGCAGCCTCCCAAGTACTTTGGGAGGTGGGTTGGGACGTATGTGATCAACATATTTGTGGTTGTGTGGGTTCTGATTGTTGGGTTTGGGTTTGGTGGCTGGGCCAGCATGGTTAATTTCATCCACCAAATCGACACATTTGGGCTGTTCACTAAATGCTACCAGTGCCCATCTCAACTGCCGCCACACCTGGCCAACGCCACCACTCCTCTTCCACCTCCCGCTGCCAACGCCACTCATCTGCCACCGCCTCGTCTTCATCATACTCCTTGA